The Acidobacteriota bacterium genome includes a region encoding these proteins:
- the mscL gene encoding large conductance mechanosensitive channel protein MscL encodes MFKEFKEFAMKGNVLDMAVGIVIGAAFGKIVTSFVSDVLMPPIGVLMGGMDFGNLFLTLSGGEFASLAAAKEAGAATLNYGVFLNTVIDFLIVAFAIFLLIKQVNRMKRKEEAAPAPDTKECPFCASAIAIKATRCPNCTSQLG; translated from the coding sequence ATGTTCAAGGAATTCAAAGAATTCGCGATGAAGGGCAACGTGCTGGACATGGCGGTGGGCATCGTCATCGGCGCCGCCTTCGGCAAGATCGTCACCTCTTTCGTATCCGATGTCCTGATGCCTCCTATCGGCGTCCTGATGGGAGGCATGGATTTCGGCAACCTGTTCCTCACCCTCTCCGGCGGCGAATTCGCGAGTCTCGCCGCGGCCAAGGAGGCTGGGGCCGCCACGCTGAACTACGGAGTGTTCCTGAACACCGTCATCGATTTCCTGATCGTGGCGTTCGCCATATTCCTGCTCATCAAGCAGGTCAACCGGATGAAACGGAAGGAAGAGGCCGCGCCGGCGCCCGACACGAAGGAATGCCCCTTCTGCGCCTCCGCGATCGCGATCAAGGCCACGCGCTGCCCCAACTGCACCTCGCAACTCGGGTAG
- a CDS encoding CoA activase, with translation MTRLIAGIDVGSTTVKAVVADAETDEILWKDYRRHETRQLDTLLDFLERMERETDFGPGNGRVFLTGSGASIFTELIGAKFVQEVLAASLAVERRCPEASSYVEIGGQDAKIVIMRRDPGGGPVKKFPSMNDKCAGGTGSVIDKISKKLGIPLEDLSRLRYDGLRLHPVAGKCGVFAETDINGLQKQGIPAEELMASLFEAFVVQNLQVLARGHTLLPQVVLLGGPNAFIPGMREAWVHNITLMWRERGVRIPEGSRPGDLIRAPQDAEYYGALGAIEFGRDEEAEVGHYLGSGKLRDLHAERSRGEGRSGTGIPALARSEEEVASFLAAYAPPPFVPPKFSPGDIARGFIGIDGGSTSTKAVLLSPGGEVLARAYQLSKGNPIQDTVEILEKLRGQVESQGARIEVLGAATTGYAKDTLRDVIRADVALVETVAHTKSALHYYDVPDVIVDVGGQDIKLMVLKDGRVKDFKLNTQCSAGNGYFLQAISEGFGYRVEQFAEVAFTAREMPVFPYGCAVFLQSDIASFQGQGWKPNEILAGLAAVLPKNVWLYIAKVPNLAELGTRFILQGGTQNNLAAVKAQIDFIQQRFRGTGKTPEITVHKHAGEAGAIGTAFEAMTLWRQGRATTFIGLDAVRRIEYRTTVGEETRCPFCKNHCLRTFIDIGGQGEAPRRLIIAPCEKGAAEDLGAMKAIQAELDAARDTNPNLVEYAGREVWKMPASGQARPVPAWNLRRKSVMERRGRFRVGIPRVLGMYAYAPLFSAYFGSLGVAAENIVYSDVTSEEMFRAGSKRGSIDPCYPSKLGLAHVHNLLFEKHRKKALDCIFFPMLDILRTPLSIRAANACPTTALTPEVVRAAFTKETDLFAENGLRYINPLLDMAKPQLLARQLYAELHPLLGLARKENLEAVYAGYAALEEYEANLQRRARDIIDRLEKEGRIGIVLLGRPYHHDPGIHHGIPEELQRRGYPVLSQSTLPMDGDLLDRLFGDEVAAGVIEHPLDISDVWKHSYSANSAHKVWAAKFTARHPNLIAVEMSNFKCGHDAPIYATIERIIEMSGTPFFAFKDIDENRPTGSIRLRVETIDYFLKRYGKELEGETSAGEIEREAVLEMR, from the coding sequence ATGACCAGATTGATTGCCGGAATTGACGTGGGCTCCACCACGGTCAAGGCCGTGGTGGCCGATGCGGAGACCGACGAGATCCTGTGGAAGGACTACCGCAGGCACGAGACGCGCCAGCTCGACACCCTGCTCGATTTCCTGGAGCGCATGGAGCGGGAGACGGACTTCGGGCCCGGCAACGGCCGGGTGTTCCTCACCGGCAGCGGCGCATCGATCTTCACGGAGCTGATCGGGGCCAAGTTCGTCCAGGAGGTCCTGGCCGCCTCGCTGGCCGTGGAGCGGCGCTGCCCGGAGGCCTCCTCCTACGTGGAGATCGGCGGGCAGGACGCCAAGATCGTCATCATGCGCAGGGACCCCGGGGGCGGCCCCGTCAAGAAGTTCCCCTCGATGAACGACAAGTGCGCCGGGGGCACCGGGTCGGTCATCGACAAGATCAGCAAGAAGCTGGGGATCCCGCTCGAGGACCTGTCCCGGCTCCGCTACGACGGCCTCCGCCTGCACCCGGTGGCCGGCAAATGCGGCGTGTTCGCCGAAACCGACATCAACGGCCTGCAGAAACAGGGGATTCCGGCCGAGGAACTGATGGCCTCCCTGTTCGAAGCCTTCGTTGTCCAGAACCTGCAGGTGCTCGCGCGCGGCCACACGCTCCTGCCCCAGGTGGTGCTGCTGGGGGGGCCGAACGCCTTCATCCCGGGGATGCGGGAAGCGTGGGTGCATAACATCACCCTGATGTGGCGGGAACGCGGAGTGCGGATCCCCGAAGGCTCCCGGCCCGGGGACCTGATCCGGGCCCCTCAGGACGCCGAGTATTACGGGGCCCTGGGAGCCATCGAGTTCGGCAGGGACGAGGAGGCGGAAGTCGGGCATTACCTGGGATCCGGGAAGCTGCGGGACCTCCACGCCGAACGCTCGCGCGGGGAAGGCCGGAGCGGAACCGGGATCCCCGCCCTGGCCCGATCGGAGGAAGAGGTGGCCTCCTTCCTCGCGGCCTACGCGCCCCCCCCCTTCGTGCCGCCGAAGTTCTCCCCGGGCGATATCGCCCGGGGGTTCATCGGAATCGACGGCGGATCGACATCCACCAAGGCCGTCCTCCTCTCTCCCGGGGGGGAGGTCCTGGCGCGGGCCTACCAGCTCTCGAAGGGGAACCCCATCCAGGACACGGTCGAGATCCTCGAAAAGCTCCGCGGCCAGGTCGAGTCGCAGGGGGCCCGGATCGAGGTGCTGGGCGCCGCGACCACGGGGTACGCCAAGGACACGCTGCGCGACGTCATCCGCGCCGATGTGGCCCTGGTGGAGACGGTGGCGCACACCAAGTCGGCCCTCCACTACTACGACGTCCCGGACGTCATCGTGGACGTGGGCGGGCAGGACATCAAGCTCATGGTCCTGAAGGACGGACGCGTCAAGGATTTCAAGCTCAACACCCAGTGCTCGGCCGGGAACGGCTACTTCCTGCAGGCGATTTCCGAGGGATTCGGATACCGCGTGGAGCAGTTCGCCGAGGTCGCCTTCACCGCCCGCGAGATGCCCGTCTTCCCTTACGGCTGCGCCGTGTTCCTGCAGTCCGACATCGCCAGTTTCCAGGGGCAGGGGTGGAAACCGAACGAGATCCTCGCCGGGCTGGCGGCCGTGCTCCCCAAGAACGTCTGGCTCTACATCGCCAAGGTCCCCAACCTGGCCGAACTGGGCACGCGCTTCATCCTGCAGGGGGGGACGCAGAACAACCTGGCCGCGGTCAAGGCTCAGATCGATTTCATCCAGCAGCGTTTCCGCGGGACCGGGAAAACGCCCGAAATCACCGTCCACAAGCACGCGGGGGAGGCGGGCGCCATCGGCACCGCCTTCGAGGCCATGACGCTGTGGCGCCAGGGGCGCGCCACCACCTTCATCGGCCTGGACGCGGTGCGCAGGATCGAATACCGGACGACGGTCGGGGAGGAAACCCGCTGTCCTTTCTGCAAGAACCACTGCCTCCGGACCTTCATCGATATCGGGGGACAGGGGGAAGCGCCCCGCCGCCTCATCATCGCGCCATGCGAGAAGGGGGCGGCGGAAGACCTGGGGGCCATGAAGGCGATCCAGGCGGAGCTCGACGCGGCGCGCGACACCAACCCCAACCTCGTGGAATACGCGGGCCGGGAGGTATGGAAAATGCCCGCGAGCGGGCAAGCGAGGCCCGTCCCCGCCTGGAACCTCCGCCGGAAATCGGTCATGGAGCGCCGCGGGCGCTTCCGCGTCGGGATCCCGCGCGTGCTCGGGATGTACGCCTACGCCCCGCTCTTCAGCGCTTATTTCGGGTCCCTGGGAGTCGCGGCCGAAAACATCGTCTATTCCGATGTCACCAGCGAGGAGATGTTCCGTGCGGGTTCCAAGCGGGGGTCGATCGACCCGTGCTACCCCTCGAAACTCGGCCTGGCCCACGTCCACAACCTCCTCTTCGAGAAACACCGGAAAAAGGCGCTCGACTGCATTTTCTTCCCGATGCTCGACATCCTGCGCACCCCTTTGAGCATTCGCGCCGCCAACGCCTGTCCGACGACGGCCCTCACCCCCGAGGTCGTGAGGGCGGCCTTCACCAAGGAAACGGACCTCTTCGCCGAGAACGGCCTCCGCTATATCAACCCCCTGCTGGACATGGCGAAACCCCAGCTCCTGGCGCGCCAGCTCTACGCGGAACTGCACCCCCTCCTCGGCCTCGCCAGGAAGGAAAACCTGGAGGCCGTCTACGCGGGCTACGCGGCCCTGGAGGAGTACGAGGCGAACCTGCAGCGCCGGGCCCGGGATATCATCGACCGCCTGGAAAAGGAGGGGCGGATCGGCATCGTCCTGCTGGGGAGGCCGTACCATCACGACCCGGGGATCCACCACGGAATCCCCGAAGAGCTGCAGAGGCGGGGGTACCCGGTTCTTTCGCAGTCGACCCTCCCCATGGACGGGGACCTGCTCGATCGCCTGTTCGGGGACGAGGTGGCCGCGGGCGTCATCGAGCACCCCCTGGACATCTCCGACGTCTGGAAACACTCCTACTCAGCCAACAGCGCCCACAAGGTCTGGGCGGCCAAGTTCACCGCCCGTCACCCCAACCTGATCGCGGTGGAGATGTCGAATTTTAAGTGCGGTCACGACGCCCCGATCTATGCTACCATCGAGCGCATAATCGAGATGTCGGGAACGCCCTTTTTCGCGTTCAAGGATATCGATGAGAACAGGCCGACGGGGTCGATCCGGCTCCGGGTCGAGACCATCGATTATTTCCTCAAGCGCTACGGGAAGGAGCTCGAGGGGGAAACCTCCGCCGGGGAAATCGAACGGGAGGCCGTTCTCGAAATGCGGTGA
- a CDS encoding activator of (R)-2-hydroxyglutaryl-CoA dehydratase, with translation MMQEDSPKRRHYHRPAERPFTEEESSRVTILVGGLTRKHEELIRAVFQGGGYRCELLPVPDQEAFHLGKEFGNNGQCSPAYFTSGALIQYLRDLEAGGMSRRDIVDNYLYFTAGSCGPCRFGTYAAEYRLALQNAGFDGFRVLRFQQDDGIRQRISAPGLKYTIDFGLGMLKVLFLGDVLNDLTHNIRPYEAIPGETNRVMALCMEDLCDHLRRYKAPDLVERVPGWFVPTLEKRDLVRHLLSFLYKMNRHLKGEEFQGVLERCRRRIDSIEVDRTRQKPIVKVIGEFWAQTTEGGGNYRMFEFLEKEGAHVQPEAIGTWLAYLMAHARMQMVPRRGMNADCEEPAPWDLRQRLRNELSFQKKRALLSFGERLYARLYHRVIKSLGGIAHTLVSQEKLAELASPYYRPLARGGEGYLEVGKNIYYHSQKLCHMVLSLKPFGCLPSSQSDGVQSAVVSGHKDMIYLPIETSGEGETNAYSRVQMALGEAKAKAKAEFQQALESTGKHLDQIRAFVAQHPELSSPMYPVPHRRGTAGVAANFVLHVGDLMAGR, from the coding sequence ATGATGCAGGAAGATTCTCCGAAAAGAAGGCATTACCACCGCCCTGCCGAAAGGCCTTTCACGGAAGAGGAAAGCTCCCGGGTGACGATCCTGGTCGGGGGGCTCACCCGGAAACACGAGGAGCTCATCCGCGCCGTTTTCCAGGGGGGCGGCTACAGGTGTGAACTCCTCCCGGTCCCGGACCAGGAAGCGTTTCACCTCGGGAAGGAATTCGGCAACAACGGCCAGTGCAGCCCGGCCTATTTCACCTCGGGGGCCCTGATCCAGTACCTGCGCGACCTGGAAGCCGGGGGGATGTCCCGGCGGGACATCGTCGACAACTACCTTTACTTCACCGCCGGGTCGTGCGGCCCCTGCCGCTTCGGCACCTACGCGGCCGAATACCGGCTGGCGCTGCAGAACGCCGGGTTCGATGGTTTTCGCGTCCTCCGCTTCCAGCAGGACGACGGCATCCGCCAGAGGATCTCCGCCCCGGGGCTGAAATACACCATCGATTTCGGACTCGGCATGCTGAAGGTGCTCTTCCTCGGGGACGTCCTCAACGACCTGACCCACAACATCCGCCCCTACGAGGCGATCCCGGGGGAAACCAACCGGGTCATGGCCCTCTGCATGGAGGACCTGTGCGACCACCTGCGCCGGTACAAGGCGCCCGATCTGGTCGAGCGGGTGCCGGGCTGGTTCGTCCCGACCCTGGAAAAAAGGGACCTGGTGCGCCACCTGCTGAGCTTCCTCTACAAGATGAACCGGCACCTGAAGGGGGAGGAATTCCAGGGGGTGCTCGAACGCTGCCGCAGGCGCATCGACTCCATCGAGGTCGACCGGACGCGCCAGAAACCGATCGTCAAGGTCATCGGGGAATTCTGGGCGCAGACCACCGAGGGGGGGGGCAACTACAGGATGTTCGAGTTTTTGGAGAAAGAGGGGGCCCATGTCCAGCCCGAAGCGATCGGGACCTGGCTCGCCTACCTGATGGCCCACGCACGCATGCAGATGGTCCCCCGCCGCGGGATGAACGCGGACTGCGAGGAACCGGCCCCCTGGGATCTCCGGCAGCGCCTCCGGAACGAACTCTCCTTCCAGAAGAAACGGGCGCTCCTCTCCTTCGGGGAACGCCTCTATGCCCGGCTCTACCACCGGGTCATCAAGTCCCTCGGCGGCATCGCCCACACCCTGGTCTCGCAGGAGAAGCTGGCCGAGCTGGCCAGTCCCTATTACCGGCCGCTGGCTCGCGGGGGGGAGGGTTATCTCGAGGTGGGGAAAAACATCTACTACCACTCGCAGAAGCTGTGCCACATGGTGCTGAGTCTCAAGCCCTTCGGCTGCCTCCCCTCCTCCCAGTCCGACGGGGTGCAGTCGGCCGTCGTCAGCGGGCACAAGGACATGATCTACCTCCCCATCGAGACCTCCGGCGAGGGGGAAACAAACGCATACAGCCGCGTGCAGATGGCGCTCGGCGAGGCCAAGGCGAAGGCCAAGGCGGAGTTTCAGCAGGCGCTCGAGAGCACCGGGAAACACCTCGACCAGATCCGCGCCTTCGTCGCCCAGCACCCCGAGTTGAGCTCCCCCATGTACCCGGTCCCGCACCGCAGGGGTACCGCCGGCGTGGCGGCCAACTTCGTGCTCCATGTCGGGGACCTGATGGCGGGGCGATGA
- the glmS gene encoding glutamine--fructose-6-phosphate transaminase (isomerizing), with the protein MCGIVGYIGPKPVVGVLVGGLRKLEYRGYDSAGLAVVKGREVSVRRAPGKLSNLARSLESDPLDGEYGIGHTRWATHGRPTEDNAHPHRDCTGRIAVVHNGIIENYLELKARLEREGHRFVTETDTEVIAHLVESLLPGRSLPGAVREALGRLRGSFALCLLSADCPDTLVAARSGPPLIVGMGEGERLVASDVPAILEHTRNMYFMRDGEMAVLSPGGISLETFDGQELPFEPREVSWSPAMAEKGGFRHFMLKEIHEQPRSLEDTVAGRVSPESGEVFRDEEGISGLALGETEKIHIVACGTSWHAALVGKFLIEEMARVPVEIDYGSEFRYRDPLVGPKSLVIAISQSGETADTLAAVREARSRGARILSICNVVGSMLSRESHGTLYTRSGPEIGVASTKAFTCQLAVLVLLALHLGRQRGRLTAEASIGMISALRQVPRAVEEILGQADACARIARDVYLHDNALYLGRGIHYPIALEGALKLKEISYIHAEGYPAGEMKHGPNALIDHNLPVVALAAREEGDPRSMLRYEKMRSNIEEVRARDGIIIALASTGDAGIEEIARHVIRIPELPDPLLPILMAVPLQMLAYEIALLRGCDVDQPRNLAKSVTVE; encoded by the coding sequence ATGTGCGGAATCGTCGGATATATCGGACCGAAGCCGGTCGTTGGCGTCCTCGTGGGGGGCCTGCGCAAACTGGAATACCGTGGCTACGACTCGGCCGGGCTGGCGGTGGTCAAAGGCCGGGAGGTCTCGGTGCGCCGCGCCCCCGGGAAGCTGTCCAACCTGGCGCGCTCCCTCGAGTCCGACCCGCTCGACGGGGAATACGGCATCGGACACACCCGCTGGGCCACCCACGGCCGGCCGACCGAGGACAACGCCCACCCGCACCGGGACTGCACGGGCAGGATCGCGGTCGTTCACAACGGCATCATCGAAAACTACCTGGAACTGAAGGCCCGGCTGGAGCGGGAGGGACACCGGTTCGTCACCGAGACCGACACGGAGGTCATCGCCCACCTCGTCGAATCGCTCCTCCCCGGAAGGAGCCTGCCCGGGGCGGTGCGGGAGGCGCTGGGGCGCCTGCGCGGGAGCTTCGCCCTCTGCCTCCTCTCCGCCGATTGCCCGGACACGCTGGTGGCCGCCCGCAGCGGCCCCCCCCTCATCGTGGGGATGGGGGAGGGGGAAAGGCTGGTCGCCTCCGACGTCCCCGCGATCCTCGAACATACGCGCAACATGTACTTCATGCGGGACGGGGAGATGGCGGTGCTCTCCCCCGGGGGGATATCGCTCGAAACCTTTGACGGGCAGGAGTTGCCGTTCGAGCCGCGCGAGGTTTCCTGGAGCCCCGCAATGGCCGAAAAGGGGGGGTTCCGGCACTTCATGCTCAAGGAAATCCACGAGCAGCCCCGCAGCCTCGAGGACACCGTGGCGGGGAGGGTGTCCCCGGAATCGGGGGAGGTTTTCCGGGATGAGGAGGGGATCTCCGGCCTGGCCCTCGGGGAAACGGAGAAGATCCACATCGTCGCCTGCGGGACCTCCTGGCACGCCGCCCTGGTGGGGAAGTTCCTGATCGAGGAGATGGCCCGCGTCCCGGTGGAGATCGACTACGGTTCCGAGTTCCGCTACCGGGACCCGCTGGTGGGGCCGAAATCGCTCGTCATCGCCATCAGCCAGTCGGGGGAGACGGCCGACACCCTCGCCGCCGTCCGGGAAGCCCGGTCCCGGGGCGCCCGGATCCTCTCCATCTGCAACGTCGTCGGCAGCATGCTCTCGCGGGAGAGCCACGGGACCCTCTACACCCGCAGCGGGCCCGAAATCGGGGTGGCCTCCACCAAGGCCTTCACCTGCCAGCTCGCCGTCCTGGTGCTCCTGGCGCTGCACCTGGGACGGCAGAGGGGCCGGCTCACGGCGGAGGCATCGATCGGGATGATCTCCGCCCTCCGGCAGGTGCCGCGCGCGGTGGAGGAGATCCTCGGCCAGGCCGACGCCTGCGCCCGGATCGCCCGGGACGTCTACCTGCACGACAACGCCCTCTACCTGGGAAGGGGGATCCACTACCCGATCGCGCTCGAGGGCGCCCTGAAGCTGAAAGAGATTTCGTATATCCATGCCGAGGGCTACCCGGCCGGGGAGATGAAGCACGGCCCGAACGCGCTGATCGACCACAACCTCCCGGTCGTCGCACTGGCGGCCCGGGAAGAGGGGGACCCCCGGTCCATGCTGCGCTACGAAAAGATGCGGAGCAACATCGAGGAGGTGCGCGCCCGGGACGGCATCATCATCGCCCTGGCCAGCACCGGAGACGCCGGCATCGAGGAGATCGCCCGGCACGTGATCCGGATCCCCGAGCTCCCCGATCCGCTCCTCCCCATCCTGATGGCCGTCCCGCTCCAGATGCTGGCCTACGAGATCGCCCTCCTGCGCGGGTGCGATGTGGACCAGCCGCGCAACCTGGCCAAGAGCGTCACGGTCGAATAA
- a CDS encoding adenosine monophosphate-protein transferase: MELGSVRLTIPADANIIVGQSHFIKTVEDLYEILATGCPGARFGIAFCEASGPRLVRVEGNDAGLREVAAKNAEALGAGHAFVVILEGAFPISVLNAVKHCPEVCHIFCATANPLEVIVAETEQGRGIVGVIDGLPPQGVETGSDEAARREFLRKIGYKR, from the coding sequence ATGGAACTCGGCAGCGTCCGACTGACGATCCCGGCCGACGCCAACATCATCGTGGGGCAGAGCCACTTCATCAAGACGGTCGAGGATCTCTACGAGATCCTCGCCACCGGCTGCCCCGGCGCCCGGTTCGGGATCGCGTTCTGCGAGGCTTCCGGTCCCCGCCTCGTCCGGGTGGAGGGGAACGACGCCGGGCTGCGGGAGGTCGCGGCGAAAAACGCGGAAGCCCTCGGGGCCGGACACGCCTTCGTCGTGATCCTCGAGGGCGCTTTTCCCATCAGCGTGCTGAATGCGGTGAAACATTGCCCCGAAGTGTGTCATATTTTCTGCGCCACGGCCAACCCGCTCGAGGTGATCGTGGCGGAAACCGAGCAGGGCCGGGGGATTGTCGGCGTCATCGACGGCCTGCCGCCCCAGGGGGTGGAGACCGGATCGGACGAGGCGGCCCGCAGGGAATTCCTCCGGAAGATCGGGTACAAGAGGTGA